DNA from Ignavibacteria bacterium:
CCTTTCCAGTGACAATAATTTTTTAAATCGGTTTGTATCGATTTAAATATTGCTGCGAACGCAACAGCGTCATCGGTATAACCGAATATCGGAAGTATATCGGGAATGATATCAAGCGGATTAATAAAATAAAGCAATGCAGCCGTAATTAACCCAACCGTTCTCCACGGCACCTGCGTATATCTTTTTGCTTTAAAATCTTTCATCATCTGCATCCCGAGCTTTACCTGGTCAAACAATTTAAATAATTTTTCTCTCTTAACTTTATCTTCTTTTGCATCAATTACTTTTTCGCTCGATAAAACTTTATCAACCTCCGCCGGAGTAATGTGCTCTGCTTTTTCTTCTATGCCTGAAATTATTTTTGTGTCTTTGTCTTCCATAATTTTATCCGCAAACTTGTTTAAATACTCTTAAAAAATTTAATCCTAAAATTTTCTTCACGTCTTCCTCTGTATATCCCTTTTCAAGAAGCTTTTTTGTAAGCAAAGGATAACAGCTTGCATCATAAAGCTCAACAGGCGGAGTTATTCCGCCGTCAAAATCCGAACCGATTCCGATATAATCTATTCCTACAAGATTTTTTATATAGTCTATGTGCTCGATAACCTTATCAATGGTTGTGCCGCTTTCAAGATTTTTTTCTTTCAAAAACTTTTCACGTTCTTCATTATACTTTATTAAGTCATCACCATATTTCTCATTAAGTTCATCAAGTTCAGCGCTGTATAAGTTATATGCATTAGAAGTCCGGTTTCTTTTGGCATGCTTATCAAGAAACTCATCGTAAAAATTCACGTTTATCACTCCTCCTCTTTGCGCAATAGCTCTTATTTGTTCATCGGTAAGATTTCTGAAATGTGGATTTATTGAATATGAATTCGAATGTGATGCAATCACCGGATTTTTGCTGATTTCAATAACATCCCAAAAACTTGCTTCTCCAAGGTGTGAAACATCAATCAGCATTCCAACGTCATCCATGCGCTTAATAACTTCAGTGCCGAAGTTCGTTAGACCTCCGTTTTTACCGCGCTCTCTTTCGTCACGCGCAGAAGATGCAATTAGGTTTGAGTTATTCCATGTCAATCCGATGTATCGAACACCCAAATCCCAGTACATATTTACATTATCAACTGAACTTCCGACAGCCGTGCCTCCTTCGATTCCTAATAATGCGCAAAGCTTGCCTGTATTAACAATACGAAGTATGTCATCATAAGTTTTTCCAATCTCGATTTTATCAGGATTGTTTCTTTCAATGTTATATAACCTTTCAATTTGCCCCTTTGTAAAACCAACCGAACGTTTCACTTCCTTCATAGGAATCCAGACTGCAAAAATCTGAACGTCAACACCGCCTTCCTTAAATCTGAAATAATCTGACTGAGTAAATGAATTTCTGTTTTCAAAAACCGCTCCCTTGTCATATACCTGCCATAAAAAATCATTATGTGAATCAATAAGTATGTTATCGAAATGAAGTTTTAAGTAATCTTCTTCTGAATAAGGGTTGTTTTGAACGGGCATTTCGGGTTTTATGTTTGTGCTTATGATATTTTCTTTTACAGAATTGTTTTTAAAGAGATTGCTCAATAAAAATGCAGCAAGAACCATTGTGAGGAAAATAGCTCCGTATATATAATATTTAATATTCAATTTAATATTCATAGTCTTCATCGAGAAGCTGTGAATTATCCGTGTTAATAAGCACCTTTGCTATTTCATAAAACTTCGGTAAAACAAAAAACTTTATCGGCTGTTTCAATGCCATTCTTCCGAGCTCGCTGTTCACGCCTTCCATTGTAAGAAAATACGGACTCGCTCCTGTAATTTTAAAATCAATGCTTTCACTTTCAAGCTTTGCCTTTATAATCATTGCCTCATTATAATTATATGTTTCATAAACAAGAACCAGTTCTTCCATATTAAACGGCATTAAACATTAATTATCCTTCTGCATTCATTAGCAATTTTTTCAGCTTCGCTTAAGCTATCATGCAGCACGGTTATGTGCCCCATCTTTCTTCCGGGAAGAGATTTTTTTTTTCTGTAGTTGTGAACATATGTTTTTTCATGTTTTAAAATTCCGCTCAGGTCTTCCATATCCGGCTCGCCTTCTTTTTCACCGAGAATGTTTATCATAACTGCCGAGCCTGCTGTCATATCCGTATTGCCAAGAGGCAAATCGAGTATTGCTCTTATGTGATTTTCAAACTGCGAAGTATAACATCCCTCGATTGTATAATGCCCCGAGTTATGCACTCTTGGCGCAAGCTCATTTACAAGAATTTCATTATCCGTGGTTAAAAACATTTCTATTCCAATAACCCCTGTATAATTTAACTGCTCCAGAATCTTCTCTGTTATTTCATTTACTTCATTAACAATTTTTTCATCAAACAAATTCTTTGAAGCCCGCACTATGTGGCAAATATGGTTTTTTTGAATGGTTTCAACTACGGGAAATATTTCAATTTCGCCTTTATGATTACGAGCTGCCTGAACTGCAATTTCTTTATCGAAATTAATAAATTTCTCACACATTAATTCACCGCGGGCTTTAAGAGTGGTAATTCCCTTTTCAATATCACTTTCAGAATCAATCTTATAATTTCCCTTACCGTCATAACCCATCGTGCGCGATTTCAAAATAACAGGATAGCTGTGCTCTTTTGCAAATTTTACAATATCCTCTTTATTTTCAACATTAACAAAATCTGCAACCGGGATTCCCGCTTTGAGCAATGTATCTTTTTGGAAAAGTTTATCCTGGATTAATTTAATTATTTTTGAACATGGATAAACTTTTTTATTCAGCTTTTCGAGAGCTTCGATTTTTTTGTAGTCTATGAATTCATTTTCGAGCGTAATAACATCGCAGTCTTTTGAAAACTCGATAAGGTCGGCCTCATTGTTAAAATCACCTTTCTGAAAATAGCGCGTAACTATCCCTGCAGGAGAATCCTCCTCATTGGCAAGAATCTTAAAATCAAATCCGAACTTATATGAGGACTCAATTAACATTCTTGCAAGTTGTCCGCCGCCAAGTATTCCTATTTTCATTAGTACGGTCTTAATAACGAATCATAAAGACTTCTGTCTCTCAGAACTTTTATTGCTTCCTGCAGAACTAAATCTGACGGAAACGTTACTTCAATCTGTTCCGATTCTGTTATTCTTCTTTTGTTTATTTCAATCTCAATGCTTCTTTTGATTTCATCTTTTGCGGCATTAAGTTCGCCGGTTTCTTCTGCTTGAACTTCGTTTTCGAGATTTTGTAACAATTCATTATATCTTGATGAAAAACTTTTTTGAGTTCCGATATTTTTTAAATCGGTAATTTTTCTGTCAGCAACTGAATTGTAAATATAACCTGATGTGCTGAGGAAATTTAAAAATTCATTATAAACATTGTCATCGACTCTGAAAGATTTATCAACTTGATTGCTGAGTAAATAATAATTTGCAAATTTGAAAAACATATCGTTGTTTATCAACGATTGATGAATGTCGCTTTCAGCCGCAAGGTCAAGCTTCACATCAGGCATAATTCCCCCAAGCGCTAAAACTTTTCTGCCGTCAAGTGTTTTAAATTCCATCTGGGTGAATGCATCTTTGTTCAGGAATACACCGCTTTTGTTTTCTTTAAAATAATTTTTTTCCTGAATCCATCTTCCCGATGGTGTAAAATATCTTGAAAGCGTAATGCGCAATTGGGAATCTGCATCAAGGTCTTTAAACTGCTGAACAAGTCCCTTGCCGAACGAATTACCTCCGATAATAACAGCTCTATCCAAATCCTGCAAAGCTCCTGCTACGATTTCAGATGCAGAAGCAGTATTGCTGTCAATCAGAACCGCAAGAGGAGTATTTTTGTTAAGCAAAGGTTCTTCGGTTGAAAAATATTTTTTCTCGGAATCAGCTTTTCTTCCTTTTGTTATTACAAGCAGGCTGTTTTTTTCAACGAGTTTGTTCAAAATACCGATAGCAGCATCGAGCAATCCGCCGCCGTTGCCGCGCAAGTCGATAACCAAACCATTTAGCTGACCGTTTGCCTGAAGCATTTTTAAGGAATTAGTAAATTCCTGCTCAGAGTTGTTCGTGAATCTGTCAAGCTTTATATACCCGATACCATCGGCTTTTTCGCCAAGATATCCGGAATAAGAAACATTCTTCAAAATAATTTCTTCACGTGTCATGTCTATATCAAGTTCGTTTCCTTCCCTGTCAATTTTTAATTTGATGACAGAGCCAACCGGACCCCTTACGAATTTTCTTATATCATCAATTTTCAATCCTGAAATTTCTTTGCCGTCAATCTGAAGAATTTTATCACCGCGTCTTAATCCTTTTCTCTGCGCTTCATAACCGTTCATAACTTCAGTGATTGTTACAACGCTGTCGCGCAAACCAACTGTAACACCAATGCCGCCATATTTTCCGAGTGTAATCAAATCAATCTGGTCCCTGCTTCTCTCATCAAGATAGCTTGTGTAAGGATCGAGTGTAGAAAGCATTCCTTCTATCCCTGCGGCAACAAATCTGTCCGGGTCGATTTCATCTACGTAGTTCAAAGTTATCTCACGGTAAACTTTTCCAAGTATGTCAAGATTCTTGTTTATCTTATCGTAAATATCATCTTCGCCTTTAAAAGTCGAACCCGTTACAAATACAAATAAAACTGCAGACAAATAAACAATCAGCCTGCCCTTAAAAAATTTATTTTTATTAAACATATATTTATGAACTAATTTATATTTTTTTGTGTGAACTTATTTTTTTAAAATCTTCCAGTATTTTATTATGAATGAGTGCTTTTGATTCGGCTGCATCAAGCACCAAAAATCTTTTTTTATTTTCCGAAGCAATCTTCAGATATCCTTTGATAACCTTTTTATAATAATCTGCTTTTCGTTTTTCAATCCTGTCTCTTTCATTTTGCTTTGATTTTCTCTTAGCCATATCACCCAATGTAATATTCATAAGATAAGTTCTGTCCGGAACGAGACCATCGGAAGCTATTTTATTAACTATCTCAACCGTTTTTAGTTCAATTTTTCCGCCAAAACCCTGATATGCCGTCGAGGAATCATAATACCTGTCACAAACCACTATATAACCTTTTTTCAGATGAGGCAGAATAATTTCACTTGTTAGCTGCTGTCTCGATGCAGAAAAGAGCAAAAATTCGCTTAAATAAGTCATATTATCAAGCCGTTTATCAAGCAAAATCTTGCGAATTTTCTCTGAAACAATGGTTCCTCCCGGCTCGCGGAGCAAAATTGCCTTTTTATTATACCTCTTTAAATGATTATAAAAAAGCAATGCCTGAGTTGATTTCCCGCTGAAATCAATGCCTTCAAATGTAATAAACATAGGTAAATGTAATAATTAGGAAGCCACTTTTATAGGTACTTCTAAGATTGCAAAAATATACCTTATTTAGAAGTCAAAATCTTCTTCAAAAGTATAATTTCGGGCTTATTTTCTAAATATATATTTAATTTTAAATTTTAAATATTATCGTAAACAAATACTCGCACCATTAAAAGTCTCGTTCTAATCAGCTTATTTTTTATTCAGTTGCTTACCTGCTTCATTGTCACCAATCTGCGGTATTCAAATCAGGATTTACGTCTCGATGAGTTCAGTTTTTTAAAAACCGGCAACATCATTTGTTTTATTTTATTTCTTTTAATTTTTGTTCTGATGTTCTTGAATTTTCTTTCTTCATCCAAACTAACATTAACTTCCCTTATAATAATCTTCATCGCGTCGATTGCAGGATTGCTTACTTTAATTCTATTTAATTTAATCGCTGTAAAAGACGAAAGAATTGTTTACGGTTCGGTATTTTTATTCATAATGATGTTTATACTTTGCGGGTTATATCAGTTATACCGTTCAAAGTCAGGGAAGCTTGAAATTTTCAAAACTGCTTCAAATGCAATGTTTGTTATATTAATAGGAATACTTGCAATATTTCTGAATATATTTTTCTTTCATGATGATTACGGAACGGTTTCCGCCGATAATGGAAAAAATGATGCCGGTGTAATCTTCGGCGCAGCGGTTTGGGGCGGAAACAGACCTTCCCCTGTTCTGCGCGAGCGCATAAATAAAGGATTTGAATTATATCAAAATAAAATCGTTCCTCGTCTGGTATTGACCGGAGGCGGCTCGCCTAATGAAATGACCGAAGCCGACGTTGCAAGAAATGAGCTTCTGAAATATGGCGTAAAAGATGAAAATCTGATTATTGAAAATACATCTAACTCAACACGCGAACAGATTTTTTTTCTTCGGGATAAGTTATATAGAAGATTAAAGTGGAATAAAGTTGTTTTGATATCGGATAACTATCACTTATACAGGATAAAAGAGATTTGCAGTTTTAATGACATTAACTCCAGCGCAGTCGCAACTGAAATGCCCCTATCTCTCGAAGGCAAAGTTTGGTATTGTATAAAAGAAAGCTTTGCTGTTTTAATGTTCTGGTTTTATGGAATTGGGTAACAACCCTAAACTTTTAAATATCTATCTTAGTGTCATTCTGAGCGAAGCGAAGAATCCAACAGCTTTGTGTCATCCTGCTTCAAAGGAGTCCCTTTGGGAAACGAAGTGAAGGATCCCATTCAAGTACTTATCTTAATTGAATTCTGAATCCTTTTTAAAAAATCTACATTGGTGTCATTCTGAGCGAAGCGAAGAATCTCGTTTTTAGAATATGCTTACAAAACAATATTATGTTTATATTATTACCAATAAACTTAATAAAGTCTTATATACCGGCGTTACAAATAATTTATGCTCAAGAGTTAGCCAGCATAAATCGGGTATAATTGACGGTTTTTCAAAGAGATATAAATTAAATAAACTAATTTATTTTGAAAACACAGATGATATAAAATCAGCGATAGAAAGAGAAAAACAAATTAAAGGCTGGTTAAGAGAAAAGAAAATTAAATTAATTGAAAATTTTAATCCGCAATGGAATGATTTATATGAAGAATATTGTCAATAAAAAAGAGATTCTTCGCTCCGCTCAGAATGACACTACTATTCATTTATAAATTATTAACTTTTTGATATTTATAAGTTTATTTCTAATGAATTTTTAAATAAGTATTTTAACATTACACACATTATTAGACTCAGATGAAGGATAAACAAGGTTTCAGCTTGACCAACAGAAGAAGCTTGCGGGTAAAAGTATTGCAGATACTATATGCCTACGAAATGTCAAAAGACCCGGTTGATAAAATCAAGAAAGACATTTTTGTAAACGAACTGAGCGAGGAAAACAAAGAATTTGTTGATAATCTCATTTCTCACGTTTTGAAAAATGAAAAAGAGCTCGATGAAATAATAACGAGCAAATGCCAGAACTGGGAACTCGAAAGAATTTCCGTTATTGACAGGATTGTTTTACGAATGGGCATAACCGAGCTGATGTATTTTCCCGATATCCCCCCGAAAGTTTCAATCAACGAAGCAATAGACATTGCAAAAGAATTCTGCACCCGCAATAGCGGAAAGTTTGTAAACGGGATTCTCGATGCGGTTCTCGATGAGCTTAAGGAAAGCAATAAGCTGAACAAAACGGGCCGAGGATTGATTGACTTCAAGAAAAAATGAAAAATAAAAAAGATGTTTTTGTCTGGTCATTATTCGATTTCGCCAATTCGACTTATGCGACTATAATTGTTGCATTTGTCTTTGCCGTTTTTTTTAAATCCGTAATTGCAAATGACGAACCAATCGGCGATTTATACTGGGCGCTTGGAATAAACATCTCAATGATAATCTCCGCTGTTCTCAATCCTGTTTGCGGAGCAATCTCAGATTTATCTTCAAACAAGAAAAAGTTTTTGTTTGTTTTTACATTGATGTCGGTTATTGCAACCTGCATGATGTATTTCACCGGACCTGGAACGATTTTGTTTGCAATAATCTTATTTATCGTTTCAAACATTGGTTTTCAGACTGGAATGACCTTTTATGATGCGTTCATTCCTGAAATAACTACACCTGAATATTATAATAAACTCTCGGGAATCGGATATGCGGTTGGCTATCTCGGTTCGCTTATTTCTGTATTTCTTGTGTTCCCTTTGAAGGATAATCCGAATTTATTGTTTGCTGTAACTGGAATGTTATTTTTATTATTCTCGCTCCCTTTGTTTTTATTTTTAAAAGAGAAAAAGAATGTTTTACCTCCGGCTGATGTTAGTTATATTAAATACGGGTTCACGAAAGTAAAAAATTCTTTACTTCACATAGGAAATCTTCCGAACCTGAAAAATTTTTTGATTTCGTTTTTCTTTTATATTGATTCGGTTAATACAATAATATTTTTTGCGGGAATATTTGCCAGCACTACGCTTGGCTTTACGATTACACAGCTTGCAATATTTTTCATTCTCGTTCAGATTACGGCTCTTATAGGGTCGCTTGTGTTTGCAAAGCTTGGAGATAAAATCGGAGAGCTGAAATCTCTGAACATTAACATAATTTTCTGGCTTATTATAATTCTTGCAATATTCATTTTTGTAAATAAAGATTCATATGTTGATTTATTCGGACAGCAGGTTCATTTGTTTTACATAATCGGCAGCTTCGCGGGGTTTTTTCTTGGCTCTACCCAAAGCTTATCCCGCGCTGTAATGAGCCGGTTAACGCCCTATGAAAGCAAAGCCGAATATTTCGGGTTTTATGCACTGCTTGATAAAACATCTACGTTATTGGGACCATTACTCTTCGGGCTTGTGTCGGCAATCTCAGGAGACCAAAAGCTTGCGGTGCTTTCGTTGATAGTTTTGTTTGTAATAGGAATTGTTTTTTTGAATAGAGTTAAATTGCAAACTAATTAAATTTTAGAAATATGACGGGGATTCCCGCATTCGCGGGAATGACTTCATTTTGGTATGCTCAATAATTATTTAATAGAAAATATTCACATTGAATCCGAAAAGGTAAAGAATCTTGTCGTTAACGACTTCACCGAATTATATAAAACTCCTTTTACAAAGTTTACAAAAGATTTTATCCGGTATAAGATTGAACATGACGGGTTTTCATTTAACGACCTAAATTCGCTCATTGAAGATGCGGTTAAGTTAAGGTTTAACTATACAATCCGTCCTGTGTGGACTCTGAAAAAGTTTTTATTCGGCAAGCTGGATTCAATTCCTGCAAATCAATTAAAAGAAAAACTAAAATTATTAAAATTTTATAATTATTATACCGATACAATTTCACAATATATAGACGACAGCGGTGACGTTATCATAACTTCATATCAAATTGAAGAAGTTCTTCATCATACAAACATTATCGTTTATGAAAAGCTGAAAGAAGACATTTCAACCGAACGCATAAGGAATTTTTTACTTCAGTTATTCAAGCTGAAATATATTTCCGAAAATGAAGTAAATCTGCACTCTGAAATTGATTTTAACATTATAAAAACTTTTATCGGTGACAAAGAATTTTATGAGTTGTTTCAAAAGTTAACTGAATACGAACAGCATTTCACCGGAAACGAAATAAGCTTAAAAGACATTATAAAAATCTTCACAGATAAATTTAATTACATTGAATCGCCTGTAACACTAAAAGAAGAAGAGAAAAAAGAAGATGAGGTGGTTACTCCTATTGCCGAAGAAAGTGAAATTATCGTAAATTTTGAAAGCGACATAAAGCATTTTGATGAAAATATCGATGCTGCTGCCTATGCAAAACACGAAATACCGGCAATTGAATTACAGGAAGACCTGATAAACATCGAACTGCCGACCGAAGTCATAAATGAATCAAGTTTAGCTGAAGAAAGAAAAAAAGTTAAGCGGTTATTCAAAAAAGATGAGCTTGAAGCGATAAACAAAAAAGTTTTTAAATTTAACAGACAGGAAATGTCCGATACTTTTGAAGAGCTTGAAAAATTACCATCTTGGGATGATGCTGTAGAGCATCTCAAAAATCTATTCGTAAAAAATAAAGTTGATATGTATGATGTCAAAGTGATTTTATTTGTAGATTTAATTGAAGGATATTTTAAAAATAAGGAAGAAAAAATTTAATGTTTTTAGATTACGTAAAAATACACATAAAATCAGGCGACGGAGGCAATGGATGTGTGAGCTTCCGGCGCGAAAAATTTGTACCCAAAGGCGGACCAAATGGAGGAGACGGAGGGAAAGGCGGTGATATTATTTTCAAAGCGGATTCAAATTTATCCACCCTAATCGATTTAAGATACAGCAGGCATTATAAAGCTCCTCGCGGTACTCATGGACAGGGCGGAGATAAAACAGGCAAAGACGGCAAGGATGAAATCATTAAAGTCCCTCCCGGGAGTATCATAAAAAATTTTGAAACGGGAAAAATTCTCGGTGAAGTTTTGAATGACGGAGATGAAATCGTAATTTTAAAAGGCGGACAAGGCGGCCTCGGCAATACGCATTTTAAAACTTCGACAAACCGGGCTCCTCGAATGGCACAGCCGGGACAAAAAGGTGAAGAGCTTGATATCGTTGTCGAGCTTAAGCTTATTGCAGATGTCGGGCTTGTGGGTTTTCCCAATGCAGGAAAGTCAACTTTGATTTCAAAAATTTCCGCAGCAAAACCAAAGATTGCTGATTACCCTTTCACAACTTTGATTCCTAATCTCGGCATTGTTAAATATAAAGAATACGAAACATTTGTTGTTGCCGACATTCCCGGTATTATAGAGGGGGCTTCAGAAGGCAAAGGACTCGGTTTGCAGTTCTTGCGTCATATTGAACGGACTTCGATTTTAGTTTTTCTTTTGGATTCAACAAAAGTTGATAATGAAGACAGCGACCTGCTTGAAGATTATAAAACTTTGACCGATGAACTGAAAAACTATGGGGCTGACTTGATGGATAAGCCGAGAATTATCTGCTTCACAAAAGCGGATGCAATTTCGGAAGAAACAAAAAAACGAATTGCGAAACTGAAAATTAAAGAAACTAAATTACTGATTTCATCTGTAACCGGTGAAAATCTCGATAAGCTAAAAAACACAATCTGGAAAAAATTAAAAGAATTAAAAAAAGATGAATAAGAGAACCTTTAAGAAGACTGAAAAGAAAAAAACAAATAAAAAACCCTTAGTGGTTATTTCAAACGATGACGGAATTGAATCCGACGGCATTCAAGCATTATGGAAAGCGTTGAGAAAATTTGCAGAAGTTTATGTCGTTGCACCTCACACACAGCAAAGCGCTGTGGGACATTCGATAACCATTGCAAATCCCATTCGCGTAAGAAAAAATTTAATCGATAAAAATTATTATGGTTACGCTGTAGAAGGAACGCCTGCCGATTCTGTTAAATTCGCAGTCCGCAATTTACTTAAAGGAAGAAAAATCGATTTGCTTGTCTCGGGAATTAATCACGGTTCAAATACTGCGATAAATATTATATATTCAGGAACAGTATCTGCAGCAACTGAAGGAACAATTCTCGGAATTCCATCGATTGCAATTTCTCTCGCGAGCTTCACTTATAATAAGTTTGATTTAGCGGCATCATTTGCTGCAATGCTTGGCAAACATGTCTTGAAAACAGGATTGCCAAAAGGAACATTGCTTAATGTTAATATTCCTCCCGTTCCTAAATCAAAAGTCAGAGGAATTTTATTTACTAGACAGGGGCAATCTGTCTGGGATGACTGGTATGATATGCGTTTTGATCCGAACAAGCGGGAATATTACTGGCTCACAGGAAGAATGTCCTCACGAGATAAAGACATTGAGCTTGACCAGAAAGCAGTCGAGAAAAATTATATTTCAATAACACCAATCCACTACAATCTTACTGACCATAAAACACTTGAAGAAATTAAGAGTTGGAATTTGAAGTTTTAAGAATGCGGAGATGCATAAATGTAGAGACGCAAAATTTTGCGTCTCTACAATAAACTATTTTATAACTGACCCTTTACCCAGTTTGTGGTTACAGACTTCGGTCTGATAAGCGGAGCATTCATTGCCCGAGCCATAATCAACTGCGCGCATAATCCTAATGCTCTTGAAACGCTGAACAATACCGTATAATAAGTATATTCTTTTAAGCCGTAATGATGTAACAAAGAACCGCTTGCCGCATCAACGTTCGGCCATGGGTCTTTTGCTTTTCCCTGCTCGATTAAAATTTTCGGAACTATGTCGAACAACTGCTCGACGATTTTGAAAATTTCATCATCAGGCATACATTTTTTACCGAAATCAAGAAACGCTGTAAATCTCGGGTCTGTTACTCTTAATACAGCATGACCATATCCCGGAATTACTCTTTTATTATTAAGCAAATCCAGGCAGTATGTTCTTACTTCTTCGTCAGATGGTGAGTGACCGATGTCTTCTCGCATTTTAACTATGAATCGCAAACATTCCTGGTTTGCAAGTCCGTGAAGCGGTCCTGCAAGTCCGTTCAATCCGCCGCTTACAGAATAATAAACATCTGATAAAGCCGACCCGATTGTCTGTGTTGAGAACGCGCTAACGTTTCCGCTCTCATGATCTGAGTGCAAAACCATATATAATCTCATAAGGTCCTTGAATGAACCGTCTTTGTCGTCAATGCCAAGCATGTGAGCGTAATTCGCTGCCCAGTCGAGTGAATGGTCAGGCTCAATTCTCGCGCCCTTGTTAAATTTTTTTCTATAGATGTAAGCAGCTATTGCCGGCATGCGTGCAATCAGGTTCAAACAGTCTTCATACATCGGCTCCCATAATCTATCTCTGCTCAAGCCGTTATCATAAGCTTCTCTGAAGTCGGATTCGTTTTCCATTGCAAGAACTGCAGTGCTCAGCATCACCATGGGGTGTGTCTCGTCAGGTAATGTATCAATAAGTTTCCAGATATAATCAGGAACACCTGAACGTAAATCAATGTCTTTCATCAGTGCATCCAAATCTTCTTTTGAGGGAAGTTCTCCGGTTAAGAGCAAATAAAAAATTTCTTCGGGAAGTTTGCCGGTTAATTCTAAAATAGGAATTCCTCTTATGATGAGTCCCGTATCTAAGCCGACCTCTGAGGTATCACAAATCAATGCTTTTACTCCGCGCATTCCGCCGTAAAGCTGGTCAATCGTAACGTCACCAATTACTTTGGTGTTGTAATTTTTTACGATTGATTTCGCTTCTTCTCTC
Protein-coding regions in this window:
- the tmk gene encoding dTMP kinase, which produces MFITFEGIDFSGKSTQALLFYNHLKRYNKKAILLREPGGTIVSEKIRKILLDKRLDNMTYLSEFLLFSASRQQLTSEIILPHLKKGYIVVCDRYYDSSTAYQGFGGKIELKTVEIVNKIASDGLVPDRTYLMNITLGDMAKRKSKQNERDRIEKRKADYYKKVIKGYLKIASENKKRFLVLDAAESKALIHNKILEDFKKISSHKKI
- a CDS encoding dipeptidase, with the translated sequence MNIKLNIKYYIYGAIFLTMVLAAFLLSNLFKNNSVKENIISTNIKPEMPVQNNPYSEEDYLKLHFDNILIDSHNDFLWQVYDKGAVFENRNSFTQSDYFRFKEGGVDVQIFAVWIPMKEVKRSVGFTKGQIERLYNIERNNPDKIEIGKTYDDILRIVNTGKLCALLGIEGGTAVGSSVDNVNMYWDLGVRYIGLTWNNSNLIASSARDERERGKNGGLTNFGTEVIKRMDDVGMLIDVSHLGEASFWDVIEISKNPVIASHSNSYSINPHFRNLTDEQIRAIAQRGGVINVNFYDEFLDKHAKRNRTSNAYNLYSAELDELNEKYGDDLIKYNEEREKFLKEKNLESGTTIDKVIEHIDYIKNLVGIDYIGIGSDFDGGITPPVELYDASCYPLLTKKLLEKGYTEEDVKKILGLNFLRVFKQVCG
- the nusB gene encoding transcription antitermination factor NusB — protein: MKDKQGFSLTNRRSLRVKVLQILYAYEMSKDPVDKIKKDIFVNELSEENKEFVDNLISHVLKNEKELDEIITSKCQNWELERISVIDRIVLRMGITELMYFPDIPPKVSINEAIDIAKEFCTRNSGKFVNGILDAVLDELKESNKLNKTGRGLIDFKKK
- a CDS encoding YkvA family protein encodes the protein MEDKDTKIISGIEEKAEHITPAEVDKVLSSEKVIDAKEDKVKREKLFKLFDQVKLGMQMMKDFKAKRYTQVPWRTVGLITAALLYFINPLDIIPDILPIFGYTDDAVAFAAIFKSIQTDLKNYCHWKGLDPANYF
- a CDS encoding GIY-YIG nuclease family protein; amino-acid sequence: MLTKQYYVYIITNKLNKVLYTGVTNNLCSRVSQHKSGIIDGFSKRYKLNKLIYFENTDDIKSAIEREKQIKGWLREKKIKLIENFNPQWNDLYEEYCQ
- a CDS encoding 5-(carboxyamino)imidazole ribonucleotide synthase translates to MKIGILGGGQLARMLIESSYKFGFDFKILANEEDSPAGIVTRYFQKGDFNNEADLIEFSKDCDVITLENEFIDYKKIEALEKLNKKVYPCSKIIKLIQDKLFQKDTLLKAGIPVADFVNVENKEDIVKFAKEHSYPVILKSRTMGYDGKGNYKIDSESDIEKGITTLKARGELMCEKFINFDKEIAVQAARNHKGEIEIFPVVETIQKNHICHIVRASKNLFDEKIVNEVNEITEKILEQLNYTGVIGIEMFLTTDNEILVNELAPRVHNSGHYTIEGCYTSQFENHIRAILDLPLGNTDMTAGSAVMINILGEKEGEPDMEDLSGILKHEKTYVHNYRKKKSLPGRKMGHITVLHDSLSEAEKIANECRRIINV
- a CDS encoding ElyC/SanA/YdcF family protein — its product is MLTCFIVTNLRYSNQDLRLDEFSFLKTGNIICFILFLLIFVLMFLNFLSSSKLTLTSLIIIFIASIAGLLTLILFNLIAVKDERIVYGSVFLFIMMFILCGLYQLYRSKSGKLEIFKTASNAMFVILIGILAIFLNIFFFHDDYGTVSADNGKNDAGVIFGAAVWGGNRPSPVLRERINKGFELYQNKIVPRLVLTGGGSPNEMTEADVARNELLKYGVKDENLIIENTSNSTREQIFFLRDKLYRRLKWNKVVLISDNYHLYRIKEICSFNDINSSAVATEMPLSLEGKVWYCIKESFAVLMFWFYGIG
- a CDS encoding S41 family peptidase, with the protein product MSAVLFVFVTGSTFKGEDDIYDKINKNLDILGKVYREITLNYVDEIDPDRFVAAGIEGMLSTLDPYTSYLDERSRDQIDLITLGKYGGIGVTVGLRDSVVTITEVMNGYEAQRKGLRRGDKILQIDGKEISGLKIDDIRKFVRGPVGSVIKLKIDREGNELDIDMTREEIILKNVSYSGYLGEKADGIGYIKLDRFTNNSEQEFTNSLKMLQANGQLNGLVIDLRGNGGGLLDAAIGILNKLVEKNSLLVITKGRKADSEKKYFSTEEPLLNKNTPLAVLIDSNTASASEIVAGALQDLDRAVIIGGNSFGKGLVQQFKDLDADSQLRITLSRYFTPSGRWIQEKNYFKENKSGVFLNKDAFTQMEFKTLDGRKVLALGGIMPDVKLDLAAESDIHQSLINNDMFFKFANYYLLSNQVDKSFRVDDNVYNEFLNFLSTSGYIYNSVADRKITDLKNIGTQKSFSSRYNELLQNLENEVQAEETGELNAAKDEIKRSIEIEINKRRITESEQIEVTFPSDLVLQEAIKVLRDRSLYDSLLRPY